In one Lolium rigidum isolate FL_2022 chromosome 3, APGP_CSIRO_Lrig_0.1, whole genome shotgun sequence genomic region, the following are encoded:
- the LOC124696998 gene encoding probable serine/threonine-protein kinase BSK3, whose protein sequence is MDRLVRLLLSKGASVNVLSCEGMPLHVAASYGKSGIMQILLQHNADPHKVVADLGTPMAAVLSVASGRVSESAVLKCMKLLVKAGTNLNFTNPDPPLVIATSKDLSGCVEYLLEAGANANIPSNHGCMTPIEIAANSGRRKLVEILFPFTSPIQTVSNWTVEGIIAHAKLRKNKSELSDKDSNVQLKLNAEKATKKQDSSATNPCSKRGDKDKKAELKLLGAKAVEQKDYASASKFYSEAIEVDPDDATLYSNRSLCHLRRGETDDALLDANACIRLQPDWPKGYYRKGAALMSLKEYKEACDAFLAGGKLDPASAEIHDAFWEAVEAMKKEYSARQNSKSSD, encoded by the exons ATGGACCGACTGGTTCGACTCTTGCTGTCTAAAGGAGCTAGTGTTAATGTACTTTCTTGTGAAGGGATGCCACTACATGTTGCTGCCTCctatgggaagtctgggatcatGCAGATCTTGTTGCAACACAATGCTGAT CCACACAAGGTCGTGGCAGATTTAGGCACTCCCATGGCTGCAGTTCTTTCTGTTGCTTCCGGAAGAGTTAGTGAGTCTGCTGTTTTGAAGTGCATGAAACTCCTTGTCAAG GCTGGTACTAATTTGAATTTCACAAATCCTGATCCTCCATTGGTGATAGCAACTAGCAAAGACTTATCTGGATGTGTTGAGTATTTGTTGGAGGCCGGTGCAAATGCCAATATTCCGAGCAATCAT GGCTGTATGACACCAATAGAAATCGCTGCAAACTCTGGCAGAAGAAAGCTTGTTGAGATTCTATTCCCGTTCACTTCACCCATTCAAACTGTGTCAAACTGGACTGTTGAAGGAATCATTGCCCATGCAAAATTAAGGAAGAACAAG AGCGAGCTAAGTGATAAAGATAGCAATGTTCAGCTGAAATTAAATGCAGAAAAAGCAACCAAGAAACAGGATTCTAGTGCAACAAACCCCTGTTCAAAG AGAGGTGATAAAGATAAGAAGGCTGAGCTGAAATTACTTGGTGCAAAAGCAGTGGAGCAGAAGGACTATGCTAGTGCATCAAAATTCTACAGTGAG GCAATCGAAGTGGATCCTGATGACGCAACGCTTTATTCAAATAGGAGCCTCTGTCATCTAAGGAGGGGTGAAACagatgatgctttgcttgatgctAATGCTTGCATAAGGCTCCAGCCTGATTGGCCGAAAGGCTACTATCGGAAAGGAGCTGCCCTCATGTCGCTCAAG GAGTATAAAGAAGCATGCGATGCATTCTTGGCTGGAGGGAAACTGGATCCTGCAAGTGCGGAGATCCATGATGCATTTTG GGAAGCAGTTGAGGCAATGAAGAAAGAATATTCGGCTCGACAAAATTCCAAGTCATCGGATTAG